Proteins co-encoded in one Nicotiana sylvestris chromosome 7, ASM39365v2, whole genome shotgun sequence genomic window:
- the LOC104226160 gene encoding uncharacterized protein isoform X1 has translation MAFCMDKGIRSSPATEDLSLATTMEKKIKALDSDLIVNEVFITNPASSSEFILGPCFRDRVPSELVPFYPLEKGEKLLLHSLEPGWNEGRTWKSWSYPSKMWINWVDRLEKEKGEKWRNAGIYDAIQLSKIDIPFDKNLLYAALCFWSISSNSFHFNFGMMGPTVLDIVALTGLRPHGEDISAILCSPKSTFTLPRGENGKRLSYGKFLELSMKKGDVTENEHISFLIMWLCKYVFCNGSGRVTKECSELAIALAEGRKLALAPFVLSHLYRGCRDLVLRRFGCAGGPFWILQLWLQSYFPEYGPLTYEPKNCLTYGVSLAQGKLKHKSFQECFKFFYSCSSRSPSQFTPFFFRTLGPEWQRLSLHHHCITSSKQDLSDIWSSYLIARDLHYGLVLGNSIFCKAGVEYYSPNQFARQFGMTQAVPLPPYQSANTSSLGRIVFHSVNCIQEVDSKFVQLKKKFSAVHFDANPKCTPSFESWWSNYIGKTRIESAEEILGRICSDFQLTPSTMQEKRNFQPDNSECHAQIAGEQETRKRRNEEYISQQNKLERQEKDETPSRKAKRQLFLADFPKFFAHNTPEPAINITKHSPAVHGSNHLAESVNSQKSVTDVVVLDNASSSTSPLSSDEDDAPILSLQKSRSKDSVRRDLIGDHSKISDAEDFFARVATQLQDAKSPGIDVKSPALRMSRYSAQVLNKTKAEVQKLLMMPLHDIVLPENSSVLVAALPIYAASPNLSVEKVRALKELEKNLPSLFSDFHQAKRQQKEYTSKVAKKVILIDELTKEQDLYNDLKHHRSRIDTSISSIRTQISELKTKIKEEKMKRRAIQEQELNLKNKNSPKLAALEKLGAEFLDSEKQLADSLASKAEISWADYQQKIIGLGM, from the exons ATGGCATTCTGCATGGACAAAGGAATACGTTCTAGTCCAGCTACTGAAGATCTGTCACTTGCAACCACTATggagaagaaaataaaggcattGGATAGTGATTTGATTGTTAATGAGGTTTTTATTACTAATCCTGCAAGCTCCTCTGAATTTATATTAGGTCCATGCTTCAGGGATAGAGTTCCTTCAGAGCttgtgccattttatcccttggaaAAAGGAGAAAAGCTCCTTCTGCATTCTCTGGAACCCGGGTGGAACGAAGGAAGAACTTGGAAGTCATGGTCATATCCAAGTAAAATGTGGATTAATTGGGTTGATCGACTGGAAAAGGAAAAAGGGGAGAAGTGGAGAAATGCTGGGATATATGATGCCATTCAGCTTTCTAAAATTGATATACCCTTTGACAAAAACCTTCTATATGCTGCCTTGTGCTTTTGGTCAATCTCAAGTAACTCCTTCCACTTTAATTTTGGCATGATGGGTCCAACTGTATTGGATATTGTTGCTTTGACCGGGCTTAGACCTCATGGAGAGGATATTAGCGCAATCCTCTGCTCCCCTAAGTCAACCTTTACTTTACCGAGGGGCGAGAATGGTAAAAGATTATCTTATGGGAAATTTCTTGAGCTCTCGATGAAAAAGGGCGATGTAACAGAGAATGAACATATCTCTTTCCTAATTATGTGGCTTTGCAAGTATGTTTTTTGCAATGGTTCAGGAAGGGTAACAAAAGAATGCAGCGAATTAGCCATTGCTCTTGCTGAGGGCAGGAAGCTTGCTTTGGCTCCTTTTGTATTGTCTCATCTGTATCGAGGCTGTAGAGATttggttttgagaaggtttggtTGTGCAGGGGGACCCTTCTGGATTCTACAGCTCTGGCTTCAATCTTATTTCCCTGAATATGGACCCTTGACATATGAGCCAAAAAATTGTCTAACTTATGGTGTTTCCCTGGCTCAAGGCAAGTTAAAACACAAAAGTTTCCAGGaatgctttaaattcttttattCATGCTCCTCCCGAAGTCCCAGCCAGTTCACTCCATTTTTTTTTAGGACCCTTGGTCCTGAGTGGCAGAGATTGTCGCTGCATCATCACTGCATTACATCTAGTAAGCAAGATCTAAGCGACATCTGGTCCAGTTACCTTATTGCTCGAGACCTCCATTACGGCCTTGTACTGGGCAACTCAATTTTCTGCAAAGCTGGAGTGGAGTATTACTCTCCAAATCAGTTTGCACGACAGTTTGGCATGACGCAGGCAGTGCCTCTCCCTCCTTATCAGTCTGCCAATACTTCGTCACTTGGTAGAATTGTTTTCCATTCAGTTAATTGTATCCAAGAAGTGGATTCAAAGTTTGTCCAATTGAAGAAAAAGTTTTCAGCTGTCCACTTTGATGCCAATCCAAAATGTACTCCATCCTTTGAGTCCTGGTGGTCGAATTACATAGGCAAAACTCGGATTGAATCAGCCGAGGAGATCCTTGGTAGGATTTGCTCAGATTTTCAATTAACTCCAAGTACAATGCAAGAAAAAAGGAATTTCCAGCCAGATAATTCAGAATGCCATGCACAGATTGCTGGAGAACAAGAAACCAGAAAAAGGAGGAATGAAG AGTATATTTCACAGCAAAATAAATTGGAAAGGCAGGAAAAAGATGAGACCCCTTCTAGGAAAGCAAAGAGGCAACTGTTCCTGGCT GACTTCCCGAAGTTCTTTGCACATAACACTCCGGAGCCTGCTATTAACATCACCAAACACTCTCCTGCAGTCCATGGCTCAAATCACTTGGCAGAATCTGTTAATAGTCAGAAGTCTGTAACTGATGTTGTTGTGTTAGATAATGCGTCCTCTTCCACATCACCACTTTCATCTGATGAA GATGATGCACCTATATTATCTTTGCAGAAAAGTAGGAGCAAAGATTCTGTTAGACGAGACTTAATTGGTGATCATTCCAAAATAAGTGATGCTGAGGACTTCTTTGCTCGGGTCGCAACACAGCTCCAAGATGCTAAATCCCCGGGAATTGATGTCAAGTCACCTGCACTAAGAATGTCTCGATACTCAGCCCAAGTACTTAACAAAACCAAAGCTGAAGTTCAGAAGCTACTTATGATGCCTTTGCACGATATAGTTCTCCCTGAAAACTCTTCAGTTTTAGTGGCTGCCCTTCCTATATATGCTGCATCACCCAATCTCTCGGTTGAGAAAGTACGTGCTTTGAAGGAACTCGAAAAGAATCTCCCATCTTTATTCTCTGATTTTCATCAGGCGAAGAGGCAGCAGAAAGAGTATACCAGTAAGGTTGCCAAGAAGGTAATCCTGATCGACGAGCTTACTAAAGAACAGGACCTTTACAATGATCTCAAACACCACCGCAGTAGAATTGATACTTCTATAAGTTCCATCAGGACTCAAATTTCAGAGTTGAAGACGaagataaaagaagaaaagatgaaacgGAGAGCCATTCAGGAACAAGAATtaaatttgaaaaacaaaaattctCCCAAGTTAGCTGCATTAGAAAAACTGGGAGCTGAATTTCTTGATTCGGAGAAACAACTAGCTGATTCTCTGGCTAGCAAAGCAGAAATTAGTTGGGCAGACTACCAACAAAAGATAATTGGCTTGGGAATGTGA
- the LOC104226160 gene encoding uncharacterized protein isoform X2: MAFCMDKGIRSSPATEDLSLATTMEKKIKALDSDLIVNEVFITNPASSSEFILGPCFRDRVPSELVPFYPLEKGEKLLLHSLEPGWNEGRTWKSWSYPSKMWINWVDRLEKEKGEKWRNAGIYDAIQLSKIDIPFDKNLLYAALCFWSISSNSFHFNFGMMGPTVLDIVALTGLRPHGEDISAILCSPKSTFTLPRGENGKRLSYGKFLELSMKKGDVTENEHISFLIMWLCKYVFCNGSGRVTKECSELAIALAEGRKLALAPFVLSHLYRGCRDLVLRRFGCAGGPFWILQLWLQSYFPEYGPLTYEPKNCLTYGVSLAQGKLKHKSFQECFKFFYSCSSRSPSQFTPFFFRTLGPEWQRLSLHHHCITSSKQDLSDIWSSYLIARDLHYGLVLGNSIFCKAGVEYYSPNQFARQFGMTQAVPLPPYQSANTSSLGRIVFHSVNCIQEVDSKFVQLKKKFSAVHFDANPKCTPSFESWWSNYIGKTRIESAEEILGRICSDFQLTPSTMQEKRNFQPDNSECHAQIAGEQETRKRRNEEYISQQNKLERQEKDETPSRKAKRQLFLADFPKFFAHNTPEPAINITKHSPAVHGSNHLAESVNSQKSVTDVVVLDNASSSTSPLSSDEKSRSKDSVRRDLIGDHSKISDAEDFFARVATQLQDAKSPGIDVKSPALRMSRYSAQVLNKTKAEVQKLLMMPLHDIVLPENSSVLVAALPIYAASPNLSVEKVRALKELEKNLPSLFSDFHQAKRQQKEYTSKVAKKVILIDELTKEQDLYNDLKHHRSRIDTSISSIRTQISELKTKIKEEKMKRRAIQEQELNLKNKNSPKLAALEKLGAEFLDSEKQLADSLASKAEISWADYQQKIIGLGM, from the exons ATGGCATTCTGCATGGACAAAGGAATACGTTCTAGTCCAGCTACTGAAGATCTGTCACTTGCAACCACTATggagaagaaaataaaggcattGGATAGTGATTTGATTGTTAATGAGGTTTTTATTACTAATCCTGCAAGCTCCTCTGAATTTATATTAGGTCCATGCTTCAGGGATAGAGTTCCTTCAGAGCttgtgccattttatcccttggaaAAAGGAGAAAAGCTCCTTCTGCATTCTCTGGAACCCGGGTGGAACGAAGGAAGAACTTGGAAGTCATGGTCATATCCAAGTAAAATGTGGATTAATTGGGTTGATCGACTGGAAAAGGAAAAAGGGGAGAAGTGGAGAAATGCTGGGATATATGATGCCATTCAGCTTTCTAAAATTGATATACCCTTTGACAAAAACCTTCTATATGCTGCCTTGTGCTTTTGGTCAATCTCAAGTAACTCCTTCCACTTTAATTTTGGCATGATGGGTCCAACTGTATTGGATATTGTTGCTTTGACCGGGCTTAGACCTCATGGAGAGGATATTAGCGCAATCCTCTGCTCCCCTAAGTCAACCTTTACTTTACCGAGGGGCGAGAATGGTAAAAGATTATCTTATGGGAAATTTCTTGAGCTCTCGATGAAAAAGGGCGATGTAACAGAGAATGAACATATCTCTTTCCTAATTATGTGGCTTTGCAAGTATGTTTTTTGCAATGGTTCAGGAAGGGTAACAAAAGAATGCAGCGAATTAGCCATTGCTCTTGCTGAGGGCAGGAAGCTTGCTTTGGCTCCTTTTGTATTGTCTCATCTGTATCGAGGCTGTAGAGATttggttttgagaaggtttggtTGTGCAGGGGGACCCTTCTGGATTCTACAGCTCTGGCTTCAATCTTATTTCCCTGAATATGGACCCTTGACATATGAGCCAAAAAATTGTCTAACTTATGGTGTTTCCCTGGCTCAAGGCAAGTTAAAACACAAAAGTTTCCAGGaatgctttaaattcttttattCATGCTCCTCCCGAAGTCCCAGCCAGTTCACTCCATTTTTTTTTAGGACCCTTGGTCCTGAGTGGCAGAGATTGTCGCTGCATCATCACTGCATTACATCTAGTAAGCAAGATCTAAGCGACATCTGGTCCAGTTACCTTATTGCTCGAGACCTCCATTACGGCCTTGTACTGGGCAACTCAATTTTCTGCAAAGCTGGAGTGGAGTATTACTCTCCAAATCAGTTTGCACGACAGTTTGGCATGACGCAGGCAGTGCCTCTCCCTCCTTATCAGTCTGCCAATACTTCGTCACTTGGTAGAATTGTTTTCCATTCAGTTAATTGTATCCAAGAAGTGGATTCAAAGTTTGTCCAATTGAAGAAAAAGTTTTCAGCTGTCCACTTTGATGCCAATCCAAAATGTACTCCATCCTTTGAGTCCTGGTGGTCGAATTACATAGGCAAAACTCGGATTGAATCAGCCGAGGAGATCCTTGGTAGGATTTGCTCAGATTTTCAATTAACTCCAAGTACAATGCAAGAAAAAAGGAATTTCCAGCCAGATAATTCAGAATGCCATGCACAGATTGCTGGAGAACAAGAAACCAGAAAAAGGAGGAATGAAG AGTATATTTCACAGCAAAATAAATTGGAAAGGCAGGAAAAAGATGAGACCCCTTCTAGGAAAGCAAAGAGGCAACTGTTCCTGGCT GACTTCCCGAAGTTCTTTGCACATAACACTCCGGAGCCTGCTATTAACATCACCAAACACTCTCCTGCAGTCCATGGCTCAAATCACTTGGCAGAATCTGTTAATAGTCAGAAGTCTGTAACTGATGTTGTTGTGTTAGATAATGCGTCCTCTTCCACATCACCACTTTCATCTGATGAA AAAAGTAGGAGCAAAGATTCTGTTAGACGAGACTTAATTGGTGATCATTCCAAAATAAGTGATGCTGAGGACTTCTTTGCTCGGGTCGCAACACAGCTCCAAGATGCTAAATCCCCGGGAATTGATGTCAAGTCACCTGCACTAAGAATGTCTCGATACTCAGCCCAAGTACTTAACAAAACCAAAGCTGAAGTTCAGAAGCTACTTATGATGCCTTTGCACGATATAGTTCTCCCTGAAAACTCTTCAGTTTTAGTGGCTGCCCTTCCTATATATGCTGCATCACCCAATCTCTCGGTTGAGAAAGTACGTGCTTTGAAGGAACTCGAAAAGAATCTCCCATCTTTATTCTCTGATTTTCATCAGGCGAAGAGGCAGCAGAAAGAGTATACCAGTAAGGTTGCCAAGAAGGTAATCCTGATCGACGAGCTTACTAAAGAACAGGACCTTTACAATGATCTCAAACACCACCGCAGTAGAATTGATACTTCTATAAGTTCCATCAGGACTCAAATTTCAGAGTTGAAGACGaagataaaagaagaaaagatgaaacgGAGAGCCATTCAGGAACAAGAATtaaatttgaaaaacaaaaattctCCCAAGTTAGCTGCATTAGAAAAACTGGGAGCTGAATTTCTTGATTCGGAGAAACAACTAGCTGATTCTCTGGCTAGCAAAGCAGAAATTAGTTGGGCAGACTACCAACAAAAGATAATTGGCTTGGGAATGTGA
- the LOC138874129 gene encoding uncharacterized protein, with protein MEVSLHNGRDLDLDQERARESRQAKTLVPVPIELDDSTKLTEVTMQPTQEEHNTQIEAEKETETAQEPVVEVVSDKENTQIIGKKRPPAPFPQRMAKYQKEEQYKKFLEMLKQIQTCSAVVTRPVAEKLSDPGSFTIPYTIGNFAFSKLADMTIKRPSGILDDVLIEVGKFVFPADFVIPDCKKSMRRPSEFANCSLIDVLDAIVEADDEMLTIEDPLAACLVNLDEVDGEKLAEWVLDLEGKGYSKSARLSLGGPWHTLRGSSSINCMQNILLKEGHKPSREHQRRLNPNMNEMVKKEVIKWLDA; from the exons ATGGAAGTGAGTCTACATAATGGCAGAGACTTAGACTTGGATCAAGAGAGGGCCCGAGAAAGCAGACAGGCTAAAACACttgtaccagtgcccattgagctagatgattcAACGAAACTGACAGAGGTAACAATGCAGCCTACCCAGGAAGAACATAACACACAAATTGAGGCTGAGAAAGAAACTGAGACAGCCCAGGAACCGGTAGTTGAGGTGGTGTCTGACAAAGAAAATacccaaatcattgggaagaagagacctccagcACCATTCCCACAAAGGATGGCTAAGTACCAGaaagaggaacaatacaagaaattcttggagatgctgaaacaaatccag ACCTGCAGTGCTGTGGTGACTAGACCAGTTGCTGAAAAGCTGTCTGACCCGGGGAGTTTTACAATTCCCTACACCATTGGTAACTTTGCTTTTTCCAAG CTAGCTGACATGACTATAAAAAGACCTTCTGGTATCTTGGATGACGTGCTGATtgaggtagggaaatttgtgttcccggCAGATTTTGTGATTCCAGAttgcaag aaatctatgaggcgaccgagtgaattcgccaattgctctcttattgatgttTTGGATGCAATCGTAGAAGCTGATGATGAAATGTTGACCATTGAGGACCCTCTTGCTGCATGTCTGGTAAATTTAGATGAGGTGGACGGAGAAAAACTGGCAGAATGGGTGTTAGATTTAGAGGGCAAAGG gtactCAAAGAGTGCAAGACTgtcattgggtggaccatggcacaCATTAAGGGGATCATCCAGCATAAATTGTATGCAAAATATTCTGCTGAAAGAGGGACACAAGCCTTCGAGGGagcaccaaagaaggctgaaccccaacatgaatgaaatggtgaagaaagaagtgattaagtggttggatgcatga